A segment of the Fusarium musae strain F31 chromosome 2, whole genome shotgun sequence genome:
CATCAGTCCTTACACACAGCGGTCACAAGCATAAACTACGGCAGATAGACATGATTCAACCTCATACATTCACAGGCCCTAGACAGACGGTTCCCACAGAGACATGCAGTAGTTTTATCGTGCTTTGCATTGAGTGCCTCGCATCTACTCCTACCAGGATTTTCGAACCAAGAACGCCATAATAACCCCCAAAAACAATTTCAAGCAGCCAAAAACGGTACTAGAACAAGAATATGGTACAGCAAGCACACCTCTCCTTGCCAGCAGAACCTACATCTCGGGTATCAAGATCTGCCTTCAGGTTTTGGCCCATACCCAAACTTGGCCTGGATTCCATTagtcgctgtcgctgtccATAGCCTcgcccttggcagccttcttagcagccttggccgccttcttctctgcctttCTTCGTTTGCGCTCAGCCTTCTCTTCAGCGGTCTCGCCATCGTgcttcttgcgcttcttgtccttgctgtCATCAGCAGCAGGTGAAGAGGGAGTGGCAGCCTCCTCCATAGGAGTATCCTCAGCCTCGGAAGCCTTGGCAggagcggcggcggcggcggcggcagaGGCATCGCTGGTGCTGAAATCCTTGTATTCGGAGCTCCACTTGGCAGGAGTGGCATCGTTAGGACGGCCGTACTTGTCGAGTTTGCCgtcagccttgagcttcttcttctcaagagcaaCAGGGCCAAGACCCCAGCGGCGGGGGTAGAGGTCGCGCTCCATGATACAGCGCTTGACCTTGGCAACGACACCGTGATCGCAGGTGGACATCTCGACAGTGGACATCTGAGCGATACCTAGagcgatggcttcaccctTGGTGGTCATAAGCACAACTTCCTCATGATGCTCAATGGCAGACTCTGTCAATGAATCAGTAAATTGCGACATGAATTATCGTTTGAGGACTTACCGTATCGAAGAAGACCGGGAAGCATGAGCTTGGCACCATAGCAGACAGCGTTAACGGCACTGTCCTTGACGACAAGCCGCTTGTAAGAAGTCAGGAGAGTCTCAAGAGGAGAGATGACCTTGCGAAGGTAAGACTCGTCGCGGGTGTTGTCCATTTGCCACTGGGCATCGAGAACATCGTGGAGAGTGACCAAGCCCTTGGACTCATCCATGGCACCACTGCGGACACGTCGAAGCTCCTGCATGTGGCCACCGacaccgagaagaagacccaAGTGGACACAGAGGGTTCGGATATAAGTACCGGCCTCGCAGCTGACCCAGAAGACACCGAGGTGTCGGTCGTTGTCGAACTCGATAAGCTTGCTCTCGTGAATGGTTCGGATACGAAGCTGGCGCTTGACGGCAGAGATCAGAGGGGGTCGCTGGAAGAGCGCACCGGTGAGAGTCTCGAGAGCGCGGGCGAACTGGGCCTGGCCGCCGGGCAGCTTATCGTGAAGGCGGATGACAGCCACATATTCCTTTCCGGCACCCTGCTGAGACTTGACAAGACGAGTGGCACGGTCAATGCAAACGATCAAGCAACCAGTGACCTTGGGATCAAGGGTACCACTGTGTCCAGTCTTTTCGCATCTATAGGTAATATCGTTAGCAGACAGTTCGACTTGGACGCGCACTTTGACGCGATACTCTTGGTTGGAAATTTTTCGTACCGCAGAATGCGCTTAACCCAAGCGACAACCTCGTGGGAAGAAGGATTAGAGGGcttgtcgaggttgatgacaCCAGAGCTGATGTATTGCTTAAGATCGCGCTTCAGGGGAGAGCAGCCATTGGGGATGGGAGTGAAGTGGCCTGTTCGGACAAGGACTGCAAGTTTTGAAGATTATGGGTTAGTCTTTGAATCTCGAAGAAATGATCAATTGAGGCTCTACAAGCCACCAGAAAATATCAAAAACGCGCTTTAATCATCGAATTGTATCAGAAAACTCACGCTTGTCGTAGTTCTTGAGCAGCAGAGGCCACTGGCTGGTGTCGAGAGAAGGAGTGGTCGCCTGGGGCTTGATGGTgtactcctcctcctctgtcgtcgtcttcttgaCGACCGCGACGTCCTTGGACATTGTGAATGGAATGTAGTTTCCCTTTTGGAAATTGTGTGATATACCGGGTGAAGCGCGGCAGGTGCTTCTTTGCGACAGGAGGGAAGAAACGGAAGGTGCGAGTCGTTGGTTTCCTCAGTGTCTTGCCCGGTGTTGTTGGAAGCTTCcaaatttttttttctctggTCGGATTTCATTGTGGGGACCGAAAGAAGCTGCGACCGGTGTGTGGCGGCAATTGAGCACTAATCCTGTTTTGGTTACCTCGTCTCTCTATTCTCATTAGAGCCACAGTCGACGCCACACCAGCTTTTCAGGACCCTCCTGGTCAACATGGGGAGAGGGAACTATCTTGGTACCTATCATGTAACTACTATCAACTTAGGAGCCTTACAATTCTATGGAATAGGCAACGACAAGTGTATACAGATGCTTGTCAATATCTAGAGACCACGGTCATGGTTGGAGAGCTGTTGGTATCAAGAAACCTGGCAAAATGAAATTGGTATCACTGCTATCAAACTCCAAGCCTCCAATGGCAAAGAACGCAGTCAATATGGGTGGATTGATCCTTTCCTCGGAGCATTCAAGTATTATGGCCTCCTCCCTCTGAAATCATCATCGTAAGTGTCCTGATATTCATGCCCCTGACCCTGATATATCTGGCTCTGGTGCACATCTCCATGAGCGAAGTAATCGGGTTGTGAATATAATCCCTCGAGGTGCTCGGGCTGGTAAATTCCAATGGCCCCATGAGACCTGACATCCACAGGATACATCTCGTAAGACTCGTCTTTATCTTTGCCCTTTGATCGGGGAGTGTTGACCGACGAATCATCGCCACCAAGAGCTACACCAATTTGTGATCCTGAGGGACTCGGGTCAGGTTTGTACATGGAAGGGAACATCTCAGGATATGGATGAGGATTCGATGCCTGATTAGGCATCGGCGGATATGCTTGTTGGTTCGGGTTCATCACCGGCCATTGTGCTAGCTGCAGCTCAGTGGCACTGACAGGACTGCCGAACTGGGAGCCGTAAGGTGAGACATATCTTGGGAATGTCTTTTCGGATCGAGCGCTGACGGGAGACTCGTCCCAACTCCTGAATGGCTTTTGGCTCAAGGGTGTCTCCCGCATGTCGTTGTCGTTAGAGATGTGCAATGGCGTAGGCCAACCCCTCTTAGGCCAACTACCCTTGGTACGGGGTCGGGTCTCGAGCTGTCGCAAAAAAGCTCGTCTCCGTCTCTTGCCGCGCCAAATTATACAGAAACCAAGGATAAATAATAGAGTTACCACACCTCCGGCAGCGATACCGACCTTAGCACCGAGACTGATAGGACCTTGGTCAAGCCAATCCGGATCCACAGAAGCTACAGGTGTGGGCTCagtgatgttgacgatgtccTGTGAGAAGACGCTGCCATCAACAGATACTGTAACACCAGGCTGTGGTTTTTGCTCGCATCCAGCTTGGAGTAGAGTAAAAACTATTGTTCGTCAGCGTTTGACCGAGCAACCACGGACTTATGGCAGATGCTTACAGTTAGCTAAGTAATGATTGTCGCCCGCCCGTAGGCAATCCGTACATCCATCGAAGTCAGGTGTGTCTTGAACAGGCCAGGTATCGCAATAATCGTAGCTTTGAATGTCTGAAGATAAATTCTTGTACTCAACGGCTTGGCGGAACGGTCCACAAGCTTTTCTGTTCATATTGTGAGATCAAAGTCGATAGAAGGCAATCATAAAGGGTGGGCTAACATACGAGGTTAAGCAAGGAGTGTCGATAACTTTGTTGTTACCAGGAACACCAAACAAACAATATGAGACCGCATAGCGGACATTGTCTAAGAACGATCAAGTCATGTTAGCCACTGGGGAGAGTATGTACACTGGCAAGCTTACATAACAACCATTGCTGGTCTGTTTCGTTGTGTTTTGTGTGATAATCACTTCCGAGCTCACATGCTACGCATTGCTGATAAACAATTCCTGCGCCACTCTTGTAGTCGTCTTCCTGGCAAACAATATCGTCGGTGGTAGTGGCATCAAGGACATTACCACATAGCGTCCCGCATGGTGAGTTTTCTGCGACCAAGATGGCGGCGACAGAGCTAAGTGTGCCCCAGACTGTGGCCAAAGTTGAAGTTCTCATCGTAGGAGGATAAGGCTGTAGAATGGCCTGCTCGTAGGCTGCAGATTTGAGATAGACTCGACCAAGGCGGGGGGCTGGTCAGAAATTAAGAGCCTCTTGTGTTACATGTATAAGATGAATCAATTCAGCAATTTTTGAAACGCCAGGATATTGGGGGCGAAAGAGCTAAAGACGATCGTGGTGCTCTTATAACAAAGATGAGACAGAACTGAACCGCTCATCTGATGTGACAAACGGCTGTGCCTGGAACCAACGTGTGAAAACGGTGGGAGATGCTGCAGCGGCACATACACGGCGGCTGGGAAATACCAGAACGTTTGATAACCCAGTTACTTAGTAGTGTGATAACCTGAATGATGCAAGTGATGAGTTGCAATGGTGCGGCGACAGCAGAGTGCAGCCCAGTTCATAATGTCCCATCCCTTGTCGCACGGGATTTACTATTGGCACAAGGAATGCCTTGGGGGCGGGAAGCACCATTGGAAGATCCGCGGTACAGCGGCACTCTATATCACAGTATATCGAAAGCAAGAAACGATTGGGATTGGCTACTGGTGAAGGAACGCGGTGTGCATTGTAGCCTTTGGAGTTAATGAGAGGGATATAAATGAGGGGTCCAACCACTAAGAATTGATATCACCTACACCACCCAGCCTCTAACCAGGGCTTCTGCATGGACCCTGGGCATTCACACTAGCTCCGGCGGCAAGAGAATCAATCACCGGTCAGTTATACCCTTGTCCGGACGAGTTGCCGAGTCTACCTAGTGAATGGCTCCCGGCCCAGGCCCACATCGTCAGTTGGTGATAAAGCCACTATcgctactccgtacttcaCCATTGGATTGGGAGGCTGACACAACTTCAACCTCCAAATTGCTTGGAAGAAACATGAATGGGAAATGAGTTGCTTGAATCTGCACAGTTATGCAGAAGAAGGCAAATGAAATATTGACCATTTGTAAAAACTAAGACGGCACGAGTTCGCTCGATTCGTGGTTGCTATAATGGCTTTCCATAGACAAAATTCACAATGATGACCAATGGCATCTCTCTTTTCACTGTGAACTCCTGGAGTAATCCAATGGCTAACCGTCATTGAGCCGAATAGCCTGGGTTGCATGGAACTCGAGCCTTGACACAATCGATAATTAATCGGAAAGGCGCCAAGTACATATTCTCTAAAAATTCACAAGACTTCGTTATGCTACTGTTGATGGGCATATAACTCACTTCTATCTCTGCTGTCTTTTATGGATTTCTTTTGAGAGAAAAGATAATAAGAATTCGAATTTGAAAGCGTGGCCATGATTCATGGAACTCCTTCCCACAAACTCCCAGCTTAATCCCGACGCTATTTAACAGATGAAACCTATAGATATGAGTTGGAGGGAAGATTCTCATGGCAAAATCCAACACAGCCATCTAAACAAATCCATACCAGCTGCAAGAGGGGGTAAAGAACATGATACCCCACAATCTTCCACTCACAACATGACAGGCCCCAAAGAAGTAAAGTACCAATGGTATCAAATTGACAGCTACTCGCGAGGGTAGCAGTATTGCGGATTTCCCTTTACATCTATCATATTATTCATCCCATACTATCCAATATCCATATAGAACATCCACCATGTTAATCTTAATCGGAGTGCACATGACAAGTGCTGAATCAGATGTTGCAAAAGTTGGCCATGCAGATACGTGATTGACAATGTGATGAGACTAGGCCACTGGTTTTGGAGACACACTAGATGTGTCCCGAACTTCAGCACATTGGGAGGTCGGTGTTTTCTCAGGGCCATTCAGGCTACCACCAAACAGTGGTTCGATATCCAACTCGTTCGTGTTGAGGATCATTGCCTTGGGCGTTGATGGGTTGAAGGAGGGCGTCGCAGGAGACCGGCCGGGTGTCGAAATGGTTTGAAGTGTCTCTGCAAAAGAGCCGCAATCACTGGCCTCGGCAGCCTCATTCTGGATACATGACTGAGTGTCATTATTCAAGTCAGGGATAGGTttctcaaagacaagctGACCAGTGTCACCTGATGATGCCCGGCGAGCTTCTGCCGGCTCaggttgaagatgacgagatgGACCAGCACTCGAGGCCGGCCTAGGGACAGGGGACGATTTGGGAGGTGATTGAGGCGCAGATTCTGGATGCTCAGTGCCTTGTTCACCATTAGCAGAGGGTCGCCGGCCATGAACAGGGCAGCTTGGACAAATCACGGCCTCAACCCTTTCAAACTCCACTGTATTGCCTTCGTCGGACCGACGCCGCGCCGTGTTAACAGATGAGGTTCTGCCTGTCCGAGACGATCGAGTTCCtactccttcttgatgaacaCGGCTATGAAGCCTATCATTCCTCGTCGAGtctgcagaagaagctctttCCGCGACAGGCGAGATCGACTCAATGACCCCGTTTGTTGCGAGACTTTTTGGTCCTGGTGTTCGCCCTCTGCTCGCAGCACGCGAAGCTGGGCGAGCCATCTCAATCGCTGATTTGGGTGTATCAGAACGGTCATTACCTGGAATGGGAGTTCGGTTCAATACGAAAGAGTTGCTCCGCTGGTGGTACGTCGCGCGGTTCAAAGACTGATATTGGTTCTGTTGATCTTCCTTGAGAATGCTGGGACTTGCACCAATACGGATCATGTGCTGTTCAGGTTGAGCGTTGGCAGCTGCAGCGATACGCGGACGACTGCTGTTCCTAGACGGGGGCAATTGAACACGATCGCCAACAGGGGTGCCTGCAGCAGAACCTGCTCTCATCCGGCTTGCTGATTCAGCTCGCAGGGAGATGCCTTCCAGGTGCAGCGAGATTGCAGCACTGGTTTCCCGGTCACCAAGTGCAGACCCAGTCCTTTCATGCCTCCTTGAGCGGCTAGCATTTCGAGATTTTGGGGATGAGGGTCGCGCGAGCGATTTATTTTCCTTCACAGAGCCCTGAACGGTACCCTTGGAGTTGACAGATGATACTGAACGTGCGGACTTTTCGCTCTTGGTAGTTCTGTTGGATGATGAGTTGGACTGAGGGGACTGTGAATGAAGATGGCGAAAATCTCTTGGCGTGGCATTGTCTCTCATCCGCTCTTTGTTGTTACGATCTGGAGGATGTGCATTCCCTGTTATAGCAGGCCACGGAAATGGCTCTGCCCTTCTTCCAATAGGTGTGCCAGGTGTCCATCCACCTGCAGATAACGGCGTTCTCATCATGTTTTCAGATGGTCGCCAATAGTACTGCTCAGGCGAGATTGGCGATATGTCTTCAAATGGAGTATTCGGGCTGAATGGTCCTGCACTCTCAATGGTCACATGGCCCCCGTAGATAATTTTCTCTGAGGGAAAAAAGTTCTCAGGGTAACCACTCAAAGGTGCCCCACTATCTGGATAAGGTGTGCTCTCTTCTGGTGGTCGTGGATTTGTGCGAATAGTCTTGGTTGAAGCCTCGGACTGATCAGACTTGACAGACTGAATGGATCTTTCTGATCTCAATGAGGCAGCACTGATGGGGTGATCTGGAGGGTACTGGTGAGGAAGTATGGGAGGCGATTCGGGGATGATTAGTCGAGGCCGAATCGCCATGGGCGTTGGGCTGGGAGCGGACGGTGTGGGGATGTTGATGCTATCGTTTCCCGGTGAGCGTGCCGAGTTCATCTTCAGGGCTGACGACTCTTTTGGTATTGTTATATCAGGTGGGTGTCGTTTTTTTGTCGAGGTATCAGGAGACTTCAGAGCCAGGTTTTCAGGAAGTTGGGGAGGTGGTGGTAGTGGCGCAGTAGGTGACTTAGGCTTTTCTTTCGAACTTGGGGATCCAAGGCTTTTGTTGCTGGTCTGGTTGGTGCGAGGATTGTCGCTTGGTGTAGCCTTTGGATCATTCTTCTTTCCCGTGTCATCATCCGGTTTCTCCGATTGTTCGAGATGTCCCGGGGCTTCCATACCAGATCCTCCGGATTCTGGCCGATATACGAGCTTAGCGTACGGTGAGTTGTTGGTGTCGACCACGAGCAATTCCTTTTCTCCGCGTCCCAAAAGGCCATAAACCTTGACCTCGCCATCATGAATTCCGATAACTGCACTGGTTCCGGCATATAAAACTTCATCCTCGTTTCCACAACGATtgcagaagacgacgacgatttCATCTTGGTTATCTGAACGGATAAGGGGTTCGAGTCGTGTAACCCAGTATGTCAGAGTTTCCATGTCTGGTTCGTTGGGCATACGAGTGAACCGCCGCGGGTCTTCTCTAGTCATCCATGCCATGGACACTATGACCAGATTAGATTCCACTTCCAGGACATGGAACGCAAACTCAAAGGCATGCCAAGGTGCCTCGAACTTATACGGACTGTGTTCTGTCAATAAATGCGATTCAATATGGGGTTAGGAAGTACAAACTTAATATCCATACCTTTTATAGAATGTTAGCAAAGACACAAACACTGTATACGGTGAGGTTACTCACAAATGCCGATACTGGTATTTCCAAGCCCAGGTATGAAGCCATCGTAGAATCCCCGGTTTCCTTCCAACGCCCATGTCTCGTCGGTTTGATATAGGAAAGACTTCCTATAGTTTGCGATCGTCTCGCCATCTCCATTGACGACAATGACTGAGTTGTAGTATTCAGGGCCAGTAGGCCATTTTGGCGAAACATCGACTTTTTCGGGATAACCGACGGTAACAACACAATTGTACTTGAGTGCGATTGTTCTAGCCCAGAGAGAAGTGatgccagagccagaaggTTCGAGAAATGGGGTAATGTCTTGCAGCGACTTGAAGTTATACCCTTCCCAAAATGTTAGTATGGCAGCAGAAGAAACTGAAAATGGTCATTTACCAGAGAAAGCCAGCTCGGGGAGAACTAAAACGTCTAAATCATCGGGATTTGCTCTCGAGAGGACAGCATCTGCACGATTTAGGTTGTTGTCGACATCTCCCACCTGGGGCGCGAACTGCAAGCAACCAATTCTCATGTCCGCTACCTATGATCGAACCCCGCAGCAACAATAATCTTGACTCTGGCAACGTTTGGGGACTCAAACTTGAGATCTTAATGCGGCTTCGTGGTCACAATCGAGAAGGAACCGAGCGCAAAGGAGTAGCAATGCGTACagcaaaacaaaacaaaaaatCATTAACAGCGAAACATGAGAGCTGACAGGGTCGAACGTGAGAGAAGTCCAagtggaggagaagatgggAAAGCGGCCCTACAACACTAAGAGCGGAGTGACCCGGATTTAGCTCAAACCAGCGAGGGCCAGAGTGATTTAAGGCAGTGAGGCCCGGGGGCTGGAAATGCTACCAAGCCCCTGTAAAGCTGTTAGATTTCCATGGCATTATGTATGTTGGTTGTGTTAAATGCCAGCTCGTGGTCAGTCCCATCCCATCATATCACTCAGCGTCTTTCTGTCCTGTATCGTTAGGCCGCTTCATGTGATGGTGGGCAATGAGGCAGATAAGTGGAGAAACGGTCAGCGGAGAAATGGTGCGGCTGTAGGGACTTGAGTCCAACCAAGGGTTGCCGTTACGCGCTTTGAATGGGGCTTAACAGGGACCAGGGTGCTTGCTATCCTAGCGCATTACCGGGGCCCCTTGCTCGTGATGATCCTCGCTTGAGCGCTTCCTCCCTTTTCGACTGGCTCCTAAGAACTCACGAGGAAACTTTCCTATTAAAAGAGAGCCTTGCCAGCGTTTCCTTGACGCGCCTGTGCACGGCCTCTGTCTGACAGGATCTTATGTTGTAGCTGGCATGCTTGGGGATGATCACTCTTGTACACTGGCTCCTAAGTCGTCTAATAACATCAGCGAGTTCTCATT
Coding sequences within it:
- the CBF5 gene encoding centromere/microtubule-binding protein cbf5 (BUSCO:EOG0926273Q), producing the protein MSKDVAVVKKTTTEEEEYTIKPQATTPSLDTSQWPLLLKNYDKLLVRTGHFTPIPNGCSPLKRDLKQYISSGVINLDKPSNPSSHEVVAWVKRILRCEKTGHSGTLDPKVTGCLIVCIDRATRLVKSQQGAGKEYVAVIRLHDKLPGGQAQFARALETLTGALFQRPPLISAVKRQLRIRTIHESKLIEFDNDRHLGVFWVSCEAGTYIRTLCVHLGLLLGVGGHMQELRRVRSGAMDESKGLVTLHDVLDAQWQMDNTRDESYLRKVISPLETLLTSYKRLVVKDSAVNAVCYGAKLMLPGLLRYESAIEHHEEVVLMTTKGEAIALGIAQMSTVEMSTCDHGVVAKVKRCIMERDLYPRRWGLGPVALEKKKLKADGKLDKYGRPNDATPAKWSSEYKDFSTSDASAAAAAAAPAKASEAEDTPMEEAATPSSPAADDSKDKKRKKHDGETAEEKAERKRRKAEKKAAKAAKKAAKGEAMDSDSD
- a CDS encoding hypothetical protein (EggNog:ENOG41) gives rise to the protein MNRKACGPFRQAVEYKNLSSDIQSYDYCDTWPVQDTPDFDGFFTLLQAGCEQKPQPGVTVSVDGSVFSQDIVNITEPTPVASVDPDWLDQGPISLGAKVGIAAGGVVTLLFILGFCIIWRGKRRRRAFLRQLETRPRTKGSWPKRGWPTPLHISNDNDMRETPLSQKPFRSWDESPVSARSEKTFPRYVSPYGSQFGSPVSATELQLAQWPVMNPNQQAYPPMPNQASNPHPYPEMFPSMYKPDPSPSGSQIGVALGGDDSSVNTPRSKGKDKDESYEMYPVDVRSHGAIGIYQPEHLEGLYSQPDYFAHGDVHQSQIYQGQGHEYQDTYDDDFRGRRP